AAACCGACTATTGCTACCGAACGCGCCAAAATGTGTTCGACTCTGATGGCACTCTGATTCTAACTCCGGGACAACCGAAAGGAGGCACGCTATTAACCGGAGACTATGCCCGGGAGCTAAAACGTCCTCTAAAAACCATACACCCTGAGATGAATCCAAAACATTTAAGCCCCTGGTTAATTTGCAATAACATTCAAATCCTTCATATCGCAGGCCCTCGGGAAAGCGAATGGCCCGAAGCCTATCCAAAAGCCTATCAAATTGCTGTAGAACTTATCGTTCAAATTAAATTATATGCAATAGAAAGCAGGCCCTGATTTTATTTCAAAAAATAAATATCTTTGCGCAAAATTTTAGGGAACCATTTAAAGGAATGGTTGTTAACAGGTAGTAAATGGAGAATATTCGGAATTTTTGCATAATTGCACACATTGATCACGGGAAAAGCACTTTGGCTGATCGCCTTTTGGAGTTTACCAAAACAGTTAGCGAACGCGAAATGCATGCGCAGGTGCTTGACAGCATGGACCTGGAACAGGAACGTGGCATTACAATTAAAAGCCATGCCATACAGATGGACTATGTGCATGAAGGAACTGCATTTAAACTAAACCTGATTGACACACCCGGACACGTTGATTTCTCGTACGAAGTTTCAAGATCGATTGCAGCCTGCGAAGGTGCCCTGCTGATTATTGATGCCACACAAGGCATTCAGGCTCAAACCATTTCCAACTTATACCTGGCCATTGAAAACGACCTTGAAATTATTCCGGTACTGAACAAAATGGATTTACCCA
Above is a genomic segment from uncultured Draconibacterium sp. containing:
- a CDS encoding putative molybdenum carrier protein is translated as MTLGKLQIPCQKLISGEQTGVDRAILDACLVNSFPCGGWCPKNRLAEDGIISRKYPLTEMPETDYCYRTRQNVFDSDGTLILTPGQPKGGTLLTGDYARELKRPLKTIHPEMNPKHLSPWLICNNIQILHIAGPRESEWPEAYPKAYQIAVELIVQIKLYAIESRP